The DNA region GGCCTATCCAAATAAACGTGGATATTCCTGAATCGCTCCCCCTTGTTCAGGCTGATGAGAGAAGACTGGTTCAGATCCTTTACAATCTGCTGCATAACGCCCTGAAATTTACCGAAGAAGGCACCATTACCGTTTCTGTACGCAAGCGTGGAGAGTGCGCCGTGATTCAGGTCTCCGATTCCGGTGTGGGGATCAGCGAACAGATGCAGAAGCGAATATTCGATGCATATGAACAAGGGACCCCGGAGGCTCGTTTGAGTGGAGGGATCGGCTTGGGATTAAGTATTTGCAAGCAGCTTACAGAACTCCACGGCGGCCATCTAACCGTCCAATCTGTGCTTGGGCAAGGTTCAACCTTCCAAGTCTCACTCCCATTGGGAGATACGGCATCACTGCCTGATCAGAGTGAGCAGGATTGGGATCGTCATAGCTTCGAGGAAGTCGCGGTTGCAGAGCAACAACCCACTTCTCATGAACCGGTTGTTGCCCATATTCTCGCCGTCGATGATGACCCTGTGAATCTGAGAGTACTTATTTCCATGCTTTCGAGCGAGCCTTACCATATTCAAACTGCATCTTCAGCGCGTGAAGCCCTTCAATTACTCGATTCCAAGCCTTGGGACTTGCTTATTGCCGATGTCATGATGCCTCATATGTCAGGCTATGAACTGACAGAGAATGTACGCAAGCGTTATTCCGTGTCAGAGCTTCCGATTTTGCTGCTCACGGCTCGTAACGAATCGGCCGATATCCACGCTGGATTCATGGCGGGTGCTACGGATTATGTCACCAAACCCGTTGATGCGCTTGAGTTGAAACATCGTATCCGATCACTGGCCGTCCTGAAACAGTCCATCGATGAAAGGCTACGGATGGAAGCTGCCTATTTGCAAGCGCAGATCCAACCCCATTTTCTATTCAATACGCTGAATTCCATCATGGCACTTAGTGACCTGGATACTGAGAGAATGCAGAAGTTAGGAGATGCCTTCATTCATTACCTGCAAACGAGCTTCCATTTCCTTAACGCAGAGAAAACAGTGGATATCACTTATGAGATAGATCTTGCACGAGCCTATGTGTACATTGAGAAAGAACGCTTCCCGGATAGATTGGAAGTGCTCTGGGACATTCCTCATAATCTAAGCTTATCTATTCCTCCGTTAACCATTCAGCCGCTTATCGAGAATGCGGTGAGACACGGTGTTCTGAGCAAGCGCACGGGTGGGACCGTACAGATTCGGATTATCGAACAAGATGATCAGGCCATCATTGAAGTTCAGGATGACGGCGTGGGAATGGATCAGGCTCAGATCGATAACGCGCTGGAATGGCCGAAGAGGAGCCCCTCCGGTTCCGGGGGCGTTGGATTAACCAATACACATCGAAGGCTTAATCAAAGATACGGTCAAGGTTTGGACATACGCAGCAGTCCAGGGGAAGGAACGACCATCTCTTTCGTTATCCCGTTCACCCAGTCGAGGTGAAGGTCGCTTTACTGGTTTAAATTAAGTAATAGGAATTACAATACGCGCAACTATCGCAAACCAAGCCAAAGAGCTAAGCACGGTCTTTATACCGGCTTAGCTCTTTATTACACCCATTATAGAAAAGGTAACCTACGGTCGTTACATCCGAACGACTGATTTCTCAGCCGTCAGCCCAAGCACCCGAGCGGTTGAAGCATGTACCTGGTTCAGTAAACTAAGATTTTCAACCAGTGATTCGCCATAGGAAGGAACCATTTCCTTGATCTTTGGCTCCCACGCGTCCATATGCTGCGGGAAGCACTTCTGGAGGATCTCCAGCATCACATGAACAGCGGTTGAAGCCCCCGGTGAAGCACCGAGTAATGCCGCAATCGAGCCATCCGCTGCAGTCACTACCTCCGTACCGAATTGGAGCGTTCCTTTGCCACCTTGAGCTGTGTCTTTGATCACCTGCACGCGCTGTCCCGCCAGAACCATATCCCAATCCTCGCTCTTGGCATCTGGGACAAAGTCGCGCAGTTCTGCCATACGTTGTTCCTTGGATAACATCAGCTGTTGGATCAAGTATTTGGTTAGTGAAATTTCTTTGACACCAGCGGCGAGCATCGTAAGCAGGTTGTGCAGCTTCACGGACGTAATCAGATCGGCATTGGAGCCTGTCTTTAAGAATTTTGGCGAGAACCCGGCAAACGGTCCGAATAACAGCGATTTCTGGTTCTCGATAAATCGGGTATCCAGATGCGGAACAGACATCGGCGGAGCACCCACCGAAGCTTTTCCATATACTTTGGCATGATGCTGTTCCACGACTTTCGGATTTTTGCACACCATAAAGATGCCGCTAACCGGGAAACCGCCAATATGTTTACCTTCGGGAATGCCGGATTTTTGCAGCAAGTGCAAGCTTCCGCCACCCGCACCGATAAAGACGAATTGCGCGGTGTGCCGTTCGACGGTTCCGCTTTTCAGATTTTTAACGGCTAATTCCCATGATCCATTGCTTGTGCGTTTCATATTCTTCACGCTATGTTGGTAGTGGATATCCACGTTTTGGCTCTTTAAGTGTTCCATTAGCATACGCGTTAAAGCACCAAAGTTAACGTCCGTACCGGAGTCAATTTTGGTGGCTGCAATCGGTTCATTGCCCGTGCGGTTTTTCATCATCAGCGGAATCCATTCCGCCAGTTTTTTCTTATTATCCGAGAATTCCATGCCTACGAACAACGGATGTTTCGCTAACGCTTCAAAACGTCTTTTAAGAAACAGAACATTCTGCTCTCCATGTACATAACTCAAATGAGGAAGCGGCATAATGAAGTCCCGCGGATTACGAATCAGATTGCTTTTGACAAGATAGGACCAAAACTGCCTTGAGATTTGAAAATGCTCATTCACCTTAATGGCTTTGCTAATATCTACGGATCCGTCTGGTCGTTCAACGGTATAGTTAAGTTCGCACAATGCTGAATGCCCGGTTCCGGCATTATTCCATTCGTTGGAGCTTTCCTCCCCCGCACTGGCGAGCTTCTCAAAAATCTTAATATTCCAGTCTGGTGCCAATTGTTTAAGCAAAGTTCCCAAAGTTGCACTCATAATTCCGGCACCAATCAAGATAACATCTGTACTCGTTTGTCCCTGGCTCATGTCTACCGTCCTTATATCCTATATTTGCCAAAAGGATGTAAGCGTTATCGATTTGGCATTGCAGCAAGCCCCATTCTTGAACAGGCCCGCCCCTTCTCTGAATGAATATAACCTTGATCTAGTGTATCAATAATATGGGTTAATTTAAATATGAAATTTGAAGATATTTGCTATTCCATCAGTATACGCTAGTTTATGTCAGATAGATAACCCGGTTATAGGGCTGAAAGATTAATTTGTTCAATAAAAAGAGACATTTCTGGCTGCGAGGCCTGAATTGTCTCTGAAAGGTGAGAGAAATTGATGTTTGCACACCATAATAGTATTTTAATGAGACTCCAGTTCCCGCAAACTGTTCTCTAGTATTTGAATGTTTTTACTCTCCATTATTTTAAAATTCAGTACAGCAACAAAATTTATAAATTCTCGTGCATTACTCACGATTTCCTTAGTAAAAGAAGCCATGTTAACATTAGCGCCTTTCCAAGTTGAATATCTAAATTCCTTAAACGGTTCAATAATAAACAGATTCAAAATGACTTCTCGATCAATATCTTCAATTAAACTGACTTCTAATTCCTTTTCCTGCGTTTTAAACTCAAGCCACAAATTAGTGCTATCTGGAATTCGATATGCAACATAATTATGGACTTTAACCATTTTGGCAATGGTTATTAAGTCAATAAACCATCTAATAAGTCTTTCATTACCAAATGGACAATCTTCGAAGAACATGCCGTACTTATTACCGTTAAAATCCAATTCAATAATTCCCTCTATATCTTGTTTCGTCTGATCAAATTGCTCCGCGGACAATTGTTTAATTTCATCAAAGTTATCAATTGCTTTAAAAGAAATAGTGAACATATTCAAGTGCCCCTAATCAAATAAATTACCAATAAAAAGTTGATTAATAGCTAGAACTTGTTTTCATACTGGGTGTGTGACGAGAACGCTCTAACGGTTTAGACTTATCTCTACCCTTTGTAGTCATCCTCTATTTTGGGTATAAATGGTGAGAGGAAAGGATCATGATGCTCCTTAATCTCCCCCCGAATTAACGAATACACCTTAAATTGATTGGAAAATTCCAAATCATCGCTATCTCTTACATAAAGAACACCATAAGAACCAGGAGCTATTTCCCCAACCTTTTTCATCACTTCGGTTGGATCATACTTTAATACAGGCTTGTGATTATTGAGACCCGCTATCCAAAGTTGAAAATCACCATTTACTGCTCTTAAGTCCAAAACGCCTGAAGGCCACTCTAACTCTTGCACATATTCTTTAAGCTGTTGAATAACCAATTCATATTGATCCTCATCTTCTTCAAACGAAGCACTCTCTCTAATTGTTGCCCATCCATGATACTCGTACATATTCTGTTCATCCTCTCATAATTAAAGGGCATCACAAATAGTCTGAGCCTCTCATTTAAGAAGTTCAGACTACCCAGATAAGTAAATGTTCTAGAAGAAAATTCGCTTCATAAACCTTTTAATCGTAAACTATATATACATTACTTCCATTCGATTTGGCTGCTTCTAGAAACATTGATATCTGTTGTGCGACTTCCGGCAGATCAGGGACGATATTCTCTGAATTCTCTATTTGCTCACTACTTAATTTATCCATATCAAAGGATTTAAATAAACGAATAGCAGCATCAAGATTCTGTATTTCCCATGGACTTTCTTCATACCAACCTTCATGAGCATAGTACTCATATAAGATACCTTCATTAGAAGGCTCGTACTGACACATAACATCTAATAATGTCTCAAAATATCCATTCCACATTTTCAGAATATTCTTTTCGGTAGGGTTTTCAAAAAGAATTATTATCTCCGGTTGCCCTTCAAATCCAACATAAAGAGAATCATTAACTACTTCTTCTTTCATCTTGTTACTCCTTCCAATGTCCTTGATCTAAAATCCTGACTTGTTCCGGCGTGGCAGTACCTGATCAAGCTGCCCTTCAGGCGTATGAGAAGGATCAAGGCCATCTGGATATAAATCGCATGCAAGGTGTGAAGGTTGAACCACCTGGGGAGGATATATTCCATATCACGGTTGTTTGAAGAATCCATTTCTCTGCCAATACCCTGAACCCGACTCGCAAACATATGTAAAACTCGATCAATCTGCCAACGATACCGGACTGCCGCCTCAATGATCGTTCTCAGACCTGCTATACATTCCTCTGGATGCTCTAGCAGAAAATTCACATACGCCTCCAGCAACTCTGCATTCCCCGCATCAATCTCCAGCGCATACCGATTCACCTGGGCTCGATGTCTAAACTCCTGCACTACCTGCGTTCCCGCCTCATCCAGCTCTTCCATCCCCCCCAGCTCTGCATACTGATCGATGCACGCCCGCGCCTGATCCACCTGTCCCATCTTTTGGTGAGCCATGCCCCGCATCTGGAGACTGAACCCGTGATAATAGATCAACGGACGTTCGGTATGGATAAAGGGTAAAGGCAATCTCTTTGCCTGATACTCCTGTCGCTCTTCATGGATGCACTGCACACACTGATACAACATGTCCGCCCTCTCCATCACTTTGCTCCAATTTTCAAAAGCCACAGCCATGTCCAACATTTCAACAATGATGTCCGGTTTGAGTGATTTAAGAATAGATTTCCGCAAAAGGAAGCCCCCCTTATTTATCCATTTTTTAATAATTGTATAGTTGAATCAAAAGAAGGTCAATATAAATTGTACTCATAAGTACTTTTAAACCCAAAATCACTTTGCATATATTGGTCTGTAACGATTCCTCAACCTCTTCTAACCTTAAGTGGAGGTGATCACATGAATTTACCAGAAAGTGTAGGAAATCGGATAAGGGAGTTAAGAAAGGCAAAAGGCTGGACTCAAGAACAATTAGCAGAAGCAGCAGGTCTTCATTACAGTTACATTGGTGGAGTTGAACGGGGAGATCGAAATATTTCTCTGGAGACTTTAGAAAAAATAATAAATGGTTTTCAGGTTCCTGCCGAAGAAATCTTCAAATTCAAGGAAGAATCCGAGTACAAAAGAGCATTGGATGAACATATAGTATTAATAAGTGGTAAAAGTTCAGATGAAATTGCATCATTAACGAAAATTAATAAAGAGATTCTTAATACTATAGAAAAACTACAAAAAAGTGCTGATTAAACACATCAGCATCAAAATTAAAAAGAGTGGAGTACACCTCTCACTCTTTCTTAATTTCATCAATTTACAAAACAACTCCCTCAAACTCCGCAAACTCAATCCGATTACGCCCGTTCTGCTTCGCCTGATACAACGCCTTGTCTACCGCAGCGAACAGCTGAATCAGATACCCCTCCGGATTGTCCGGTACATGCTCGTACTCAAAATCCTCAATAGATAGAATTCCTATACTAATCGTAATGGACACCTGTTCGATCTCGTGATCCACCACAATCAGGTTCGACTCCACCGATAATCTCACGCGTTCCGCTAATTGTTCGGCTAAATTGCGCTCGGTATGCGGGAGGTAGATCATGAATTCTTCCCCTCCATATCGGGTCAGAATATCGGTACTCCGAATGGATTGTTTGACGGCCTGAGCCGTGCGATGCAGCACTTCATCCCCGATGACATGTCCATAGCGATCATTGATCGCTTTGAAGTAATCAATATCCAGCAGTATGAGTGAAAATGGCGTTTTATATTGAATGTTGGTGATGACCTCATGATTCAGGTGTTGGGTCAGGTATCGGCGGTTGTAGCAGTCGGTCAGACTGTCCGTTAGGGCGAGTTCTTCCAGCTTACGATTGGCGTCGGACAACTCCAGGCGAATGCGATCCAGGGCTTGATTACGCTCCTGGAGCGTTTCATTCTGCCGATTCATTTCTTTTACATAGAAGCGCTCTTGAGAGACATCCTGAAACGTAAGGATATGACCGATGGGTTTACGATAAGAAC from Paenibacillus sp. JNUCC-31 includes:
- a CDS encoding helix-turn-helix domain-containing protein, whose protein sequence is MNLPESVGNRIRELRKAKGWTQEQLAEAAGLHYSYIGGVERGDRNISLETLEKIINGFQVPAEEIFKFKEESEYKRALDEHIVLISGKSSDEIASLTKINKEILNTIEKLQKSAD
- a CDS encoding malate:quinone oxidoreductase, with amino-acid sequence MSQGQTSTDVILIGAGIMSATLGTLLKQLAPDWNIKIFEKLASAGEESSNEWNNAGTGHSALCELNYTVERPDGSVDISKAIKVNEHFQISRQFWSYLVKSNLIRNPRDFIMPLPHLSYVHGEQNVLFLKRRFEALAKHPLFVGMEFSDNKKKLAEWIPLMMKNRTGNEPIAATKIDSGTDVNFGALTRMLMEHLKSQNVDIHYQHSVKNMKRTSNGSWELAVKNLKSGTVERHTAQFVFIGAGGGSLHLLQKSGIPEGKHIGGFPVSGIFMVCKNPKVVEQHHAKVYGKASVGAPPMSVPHLDTRFIENQKSLLFGPFAGFSPKFLKTGSNADLITSVKLHNLLTMLAAGVKEISLTKYLIQQLMLSKEQRMAELRDFVPDAKSEDWDMVLAGQRVQVIKDTAQGGKGTLQFGTEVVTAADGSIAALLGASPGASTAVHVMLEILQKCFPQHMDAWEPKIKEMVPSYGESLVENLSLLNQVHASTARVLGLTAEKSVVRM
- a CDS encoding Imm7 family immunity protein, which gives rise to MYEYHGWATIRESASFEEDEDQYELVIQQLKEYVQELEWPSGVLDLRAVNGDFQLWIAGLNNHKPVLKYDPTEVMKKVGEIAPGSYGVLYVRDSDDLEFSNQFKVYSLIRGEIKEHHDPFLSPFIPKIEDDYKG
- a CDS encoding DNA-binding protein, producing MRKSILKSLKPDIIVEMLDMAVAFENWSKVMERADMLYQCVQCIHEERQEYQAKRLPLPFIHTERPLIYYHGFSLQMRGMAHQKMGQVDQARACIDQYAELGGMEELDEAGTQVVQEFRHRAQVNRYALEIDAGNAELLEAYVNFLLEHPEECIAGLRTIIEAAVRYRWQIDRVLHMFASRVQGIGREMDSSNNRDMEYILPRWFNLHTLHAIYIQMALILLIRLKGSLIRYCHAGTSQDFRSRTLEGVTR